From Mucilaginibacter gotjawali:
GGTAGCTGGAGCGAAGCTCCATATAGCCTGGATAAAGAAGTTATTGTGGGGTATTATCACATCCGTGCAAATAACCTGGAAGAAGCCACCTCCATTGCAAAGGGTAATCCCGAATTTGAATTCACCACAACCGCCAGGGTTGAGGTGCGCCCTATTAAAATGAAAGAAGAATCAACCGCTTACGTTTATCCCAAAGGCTAACC
This genomic window contains:
- a CDS encoding YciI family protein, with amino-acid sequence MKEFMLLIRNEADSKSTFSADQDKAFLNACKVYIEKLQANGKLISAQPLVREGKVISGSNGSWSEAPYSLDKEVIVGYYHIRANNLEEATSIAKGNPEFEFTTTARVEVRPIKMKEESTAYVYPKG